The Achromobacter deleyi genome has a window encoding:
- a CDS encoding phosphoadenylyl-sulfate reductase: MTSTDLSSDLDAALAVRWRDLTARLADIQRRYPDAALASSLAAEDMVLTHAIYDASLDLEVFTLDTGRLHAETLGVLDAVRERYGREVTVYRPVAAAVEQHVAEHGAFAFYESVELRKACCQIRKVEPLRRALSGRGAWITGQRRAQSTTRGELPEEEDDKTFGLHKFNPLADWSEEDVWSAIRALGIPYNPLHDQGYPSIGCEPCTRAIRPGEDLRAGRWWWESSDSKECGLHAGNRVISIVARGD, translated from the coding sequence ATGACGTCGACCGATCTGTCCTCCGACCTCGACGCCGCCCTGGCGGTTCGCTGGCGCGACCTGACAGCGCGCCTGGCCGATATCCAGCGGCGCTATCCGGACGCCGCGCTGGCGTCTTCGCTGGCGGCCGAGGATATGGTGCTGACGCACGCCATCTATGACGCGAGCCTGGATCTTGAAGTGTTCACCCTGGACACGGGCCGGCTGCATGCCGAGACGCTGGGCGTGCTGGACGCGGTGCGCGAACGCTATGGGCGCGAGGTCACTGTGTACCGGCCGGTTGCGGCCGCGGTGGAGCAGCATGTGGCCGAGCATGGCGCTTTCGCTTTCTATGAAAGCGTGGAGCTGCGCAAAGCCTGTTGCCAGATCCGCAAGGTCGAGCCGCTCAGGCGCGCGCTGTCGGGCCGCGGCGCCTGGATCACCGGACAGCGGCGCGCTCAGTCCACGACGCGCGGCGAGTTGCCGGAGGAAGAGGACGACAAGACGTTCGGCCTTCACAAGTTCAACCCGCTGGCCGATTGGAGCGAGGAGGACGTGTGGTCCGCCATCCGCGCGCTGGGCATTCCGTACAACCCGCTGCATGACCAGGGCTATCCGTCGATCGGCTGCGAGCCCTGTACGCGCGCGATCCGTCCGGGCGAGGACCTGAGGGCAGGGCGCTGGTGGTGGGAGTCGTCGGATTCCAAGGAGTGCGGCCTGCATGCGGGCAACCGGGTCATCAGTATCGTGGCGCGCGGCGATTGA
- a CDS encoding sulfate/molybdate ABC transporter ATP-binding protein, producing the protein MSIEVRNLSKRFGQFRALNDVSLHIETGELVALLGPSGCGKTTLLRIIAGLEAADSGSVLFAGEDATSVHVRQRQVGFVFQHYALFKHMTVFENVAFGLRVKHRSQRPSEDQIKRKVHDLLSLVQLDWLADRYPAQLSGGQRQRIALARALAVEPRVLLLDEPFGALDAKVRKELRRWLRRLHDELNVASVFVTHDQEEALEVSDRVVLMNAGRIEQVGTPREVWEGPATPFVYGFLGDVNQLQGVATRGVWEGAGLSLPAPELEQADAQRATAYVRPHEFEIERYRADADGIPVRLSHAFLAGPSAYLELARQDSDALLEAEVPESLYRELDLRDGEILLARPRRARIFAVQP; encoded by the coding sequence ATGAGTATCGAAGTTCGCAATCTATCCAAGCGGTTCGGACAGTTCCGCGCGCTCAACGACGTTTCGCTGCATATCGAGACGGGCGAGCTGGTGGCGCTGCTGGGGCCGTCGGGCTGCGGCAAGACGACGCTGCTGCGCATCATCGCGGGACTGGAGGCGGCCGATTCCGGCAGCGTGCTGTTCGCGGGCGAGGACGCCACGTCCGTGCACGTCCGTCAGCGGCAGGTCGGATTCGTGTTCCAGCACTATGCGCTGTTCAAGCACATGACGGTGTTCGAGAATGTGGCCTTCGGCCTGCGCGTCAAGCATCGTTCGCAGCGTCCGTCCGAAGATCAGATCAAGCGCAAGGTGCATGACCTGTTGAGCCTGGTGCAATTGGACTGGCTGGCGGACCGTTATCCGGCGCAGCTGTCGGGCGGGCAGCGCCAGCGCATCGCCCTGGCGCGCGCGCTGGCCGTCGAGCCGCGGGTGCTGCTGCTGGATGAGCCCTTTGGCGCGCTGGACGCCAAGGTGCGCAAGGAGCTGCGCCGCTGGCTGCGCCGGCTGCATGATGAACTGAACGTGGCCAGCGTGTTCGTCACGCACGACCAGGAAGAGGCGCTGGAGGTGTCGGACCGCGTGGTGCTGATGAACGCGGGCCGGATCGAACAGGTGGGCACGCCGCGCGAGGTCTGGGAAGGTCCGGCCACGCCGTTCGTCTACGGCTTTCTGGGCGACGTGAACCAGCTGCAGGGCGTGGCCACGCGCGGTGTGTGGGAAGGCGCCGGCCTGTCGCTGCCGGCCCCCGAACTGGAGCAAGCCGACGCCCAGCGCGCCACCGCCTATGTGCGGCCGCACGAATTCGAGATCGAACGCTATCGCGCGGATGCCGATGGCATTCCGGTGCGCCTGTCGCACGCCTTCCTGGCCGGACCCAGCGCATACCTGGAACTCGCCCGCCAGGATTCCGATGCCCTCCTTGAGGCCGAAGTGCCGGAGTCCCTGTACCGGGAACTGGATCTGCGCGACGGCGAAATCCTTCTGGCGCGTCCCCGGCGGGCGCGCATCTTCGCGGTGCAGCCATGA
- the cysW gene encoding sulfate ABC transporter permease subunit CysW, whose translation MSASDRPAHLTEPRWVRGVLLFVALAFLTLFLLVPLAAVFAEAFKKGWQLYLDAIVEPDALAAIRLTLLVAAIALPVNLVFGVAAAWAITKFQFRGKQFLITLIDLPFSVSPVVAGLVFVLLFGTQGWFGGWLQAHDIKIVYAVPGIILATLFVTFPFVARELIPLMQAQGSEEEQAALTLGASGWQIFWRVTLPNIKWGLLYGAILCNARAMGEFGAVSVVSGQIRGLTNTMTLHVEILYNEYQYSAAFAVASLLALLALVTLVAKNVVEWRNARLMQSADQPVEYPGPAVAIKPAVA comes from the coding sequence ATGAGCGCATCGGATCGTCCCGCCCACCTGACCGAGCCGCGCTGGGTGCGCGGCGTGCTGCTGTTCGTCGCGTTGGCATTCCTGACGCTCTTTCTGCTGGTGCCGCTGGCGGCGGTGTTCGCCGAGGCCTTCAAGAAGGGGTGGCAGTTGTACCTGGACGCCATTGTCGAGCCGGACGCGCTGGCGGCCATCCGCCTGACGCTGCTGGTCGCGGCGATCGCCTTGCCGGTGAATTTGGTGTTCGGCGTTGCCGCCGCCTGGGCCATCACCAAGTTCCAGTTCCGCGGCAAGCAGTTCCTGATCACGCTGATCGATCTGCCGTTCTCGGTGTCGCCGGTGGTGGCCGGCCTGGTGTTCGTGCTGCTGTTCGGCACCCAAGGCTGGTTCGGCGGCTGGCTGCAGGCCCACGACATCAAGATCGTCTATGCCGTGCCCGGGATCATCCTGGCGACGCTATTCGTCACTTTCCCTTTCGTGGCGCGCGAACTCATCCCCTTGATGCAGGCGCAGGGCAGCGAGGAAGAGCAGGCCGCGCTGACGCTGGGCGCCAGTGGCTGGCAGATCTTCTGGCGGGTGACCTTGCCCAACATCAAATGGGGCCTGCTGTACGGGGCCATCCTGTGCAATGCGCGGGCCATGGGCGAATTCGGCGCGGTGTCGGTGGTGTCCGGACAGATCCGGGGGCTGACCAACACGATGACGCTGCATGTGGAGATTCTCTACAACGAGTACCAGTATTCAGCGGCGTTCGCCGTTGCCTCGCTGCTGGCCTTGCTGGCGCTGGTGACCCTGGTGGCGAAGAACGTGGTCGAGTGGCGCAATGCGCGCCTGATGCAAAGCGCCGACCAGCCGGTCGAGTATCCCGGCCCGGCAGTGGCTATCAAGCCGGCTGTCGCCTGA
- the cysT gene encoding sulfate ABC transporter permease subunit CysT: MTTASNPTANGAQAPFAVRRNSPGVLPGFGISMGYAVFYLSVLVLIPLAALPIKSAGLGWQGFWDAVTAPRVLASYQLTFGASLIAALVNLVFGTVVAWVLVRYRFPGKKILDALVDLPFALPTAVAGIALTALYSQKGWLGGPLSEWFGLKVAFTPLGIVIALIFIGVPFVVRTVQPVLEDVEREIEEAAASLGANRWQTIRRVLLPALLPALMTGFALAFARAVGEYGSVVFIAGNMPMVSEITPLLIISKLEQFDYAGAAAIATVMLVLSFALLLIINLLQGWQARRGLGRLS, encoded by the coding sequence ATGACTACCGCCTCGAACCCGACGGCAAACGGCGCGCAAGCGCCTTTTGCCGTTCGGCGCAACAGCCCGGGCGTGCTGCCCGGATTCGGCATTTCCATGGGCTACGCGGTGTTCTACCTGAGCGTGCTCGTGCTTATTCCCCTGGCTGCCTTGCCCATCAAGAGCGCGGGGCTGGGATGGCAGGGTTTCTGGGATGCCGTGACGGCGCCGCGGGTGCTGGCGTCCTATCAGCTGACGTTCGGCGCGTCGCTCATCGCGGCGCTGGTGAACCTGGTGTTTGGCACTGTCGTCGCCTGGGTGCTGGTGCGCTACCGTTTTCCCGGCAAGAAGATCCTGGACGCGCTGGTCGACCTGCCGTTCGCGCTGCCGACCGCCGTGGCGGGCATTGCGCTGACCGCGCTGTACTCCCAGAAAGGCTGGCTGGGCGGACCCTTGTCCGAATGGTTTGGCCTGAAGGTGGCGTTCACGCCGCTGGGCATCGTGATCGCGCTGATCTTCATCGGCGTGCCTTTCGTGGTGCGTACGGTGCAGCCAGTGCTTGAGGACGTGGAGCGCGAAATCGAAGAGGCCGCGGCCAGCCTGGGCGCGAACCGCTGGCAGACCATCCGCCGGGTGCTGCTGCCGGCCCTCCTGCCCGCGCTGATGACGGGTTTCGCGCTCGCGTTTGCGCGCGCGGTGGGCGAATACGGATCGGTGGTGTTCATCGCCGGCAACATGCCCATGGTGTCCGAAATCACGCCGCTTCTGATCATTTCCAAGCTGGAGCAGTTCGACTACGCGGGCGCGGCCGCCATCGCGACCGTGATGCTGGTCCTGTCGTTCGCGCTGCTGCTGATCATCAATCTGTTGCAGGGCTGGCAGGCGCGCCGTGGCCTGGGGAGGCTGTCATGA
- a CDS encoding sulfate ABC transporter substrate-binding protein gives MSFRKAGWLAALAAVTVSLAAISPAQAQQKQTLLNVSYDPTRELYRAIDEAFVKQYKEKANVDLTIRQSHGGSGRQARSVIDGLEADVVTLALAYDIDAIADRGLLPENWQARLPQNSSPYTSTIVFLVRKGNPKQIKDWDDLIKDGVQVITPNPKTSGGARWNYLAAWAYALEKNGGSEDRARAFVGDLLKHVPVLDTGARGATTTFVERGVGDVLLAWENEAFLALEELGPDKFDIVVPSLSILAEPPVAIVDKIVDKKGTRDAAQAYLEFLYTPAAQEIIAKNYYRPLDKTVAAKYDSKFPKVKLVTIDDKIFGGWRKAQKDHFSDGGTFDQIYQPQKK, from the coding sequence ATGTCTTTCAGGAAAGCCGGTTGGTTGGCCGCCTTGGCCGCAGTGACAGTTTCACTTGCCGCGATCTCGCCGGCACAAGCCCAGCAAAAGCAAACGCTGCTGAACGTGTCTTACGATCCGACGCGCGAGCTGTACCGCGCCATCGATGAGGCCTTCGTCAAGCAATACAAGGAAAAGGCGAACGTCGACCTGACGATCCGCCAGTCGCACGGCGGTTCCGGCCGCCAGGCGCGCTCGGTCATCGACGGGCTGGAAGCCGACGTGGTGACCCTGGCGCTTGCCTACGACATCGACGCCATCGCCGACCGCGGCCTCTTGCCCGAGAACTGGCAGGCGCGCCTGCCGCAGAACAGCTCGCCCTACACGTCCACCATTGTGTTCCTGGTGCGCAAGGGCAACCCCAAGCAGATCAAGGACTGGGACGACCTGATCAAGGACGGCGTGCAGGTCATCACGCCGAATCCCAAGACCTCGGGCGGCGCCCGCTGGAACTACCTGGCCGCCTGGGCCTATGCGCTGGAAAAGAACGGCGGCAGCGAAGACCGCGCCCGCGCCTTTGTTGGCGACCTGCTGAAGCATGTGCCCGTGTTGGATACGGGGGCGCGCGGCGCCACCACGACGTTCGTGGAGCGCGGCGTGGGCGACGTCCTGCTGGCGTGGGAGAACGAGGCCTTCCTGGCGCTCGAGGAACTGGGTCCGGACAAGTTCGACATCGTGGTGCCGTCGCTGTCCATCCTGGCCGAACCGCCGGTGGCCATCGTCGACAAGATCGTGGACAAGAAGGGCACGCGCGACGCGGCCCAGGCCTACCTGGAGTTCCTGTACACGCCGGCCGCGCAGGAGATCATTGCCAAGAATTACTACCGGCCCTTGGACAAGACGGTTGCCGCCAAGTACGACAGCAAGTTCCCCAAGGTCAAGCTCGTCACCATCGACGACAAGATCTTCGGCGGCTGGCGCAAGGCGCAGAAGGACCACTTCAGCGACGGCGGCACCTTCGACCAGATCTACCAGCCGCAGAAGAAGTAA
- a CDS encoding peroxiredoxin, whose product MSQLRLGDTAPDFEQESSAGPIRFHEYLGNSWGVLFSHPADFTPVCTTELGYTAKLADEFAKRNVKVLALSVDGTDSHTKWIEDINDTQSTKVNFPILADKDRKVSELYDMIHPNASATATVRSVFIVDPNKKVRLTITYPASTGRNFNEILRVIDSLQLTDSHSVATPVNWEDGDDVIIVPSLQDEAVIKEKFPKGYKAVRPYLRITPQPNK is encoded by the coding sequence ATGAGTCAACTACGCCTGGGCGATACCGCCCCTGATTTCGAACAGGAATCCTCGGCTGGCCCAATCCGCTTCCATGAGTATCTGGGCAATAGCTGGGGGGTGCTGTTCTCGCATCCGGCCGACTTCACCCCCGTTTGCACGACTGAACTGGGCTACACCGCCAAGCTGGCCGACGAGTTCGCCAAGCGCAACGTGAAAGTCCTGGCCCTGTCGGTGGATGGCACCGATTCGCACACCAAGTGGATCGAGGACATCAACGACACGCAGTCCACCAAGGTCAATTTCCCGATCCTGGCCGACAAGGACCGCAAGGTCTCCGAGCTCTACGACATGATCCATCCCAACGCCAGCGCCACGGCGACCGTGCGTTCGGTCTTCATCGTCGACCCGAACAAGAAGGTGCGCCTGACCATCACGTATCCGGCCAGCACCGGCCGCAACTTCAACGAAATCCTGCGTGTGATCGATTCCCTGCAGTTGACCGACAGCCACAGCGTGGCCACGCCGGTGAACTGGGAAGACGGCGACGACGTGATCATCGTCCCGTCCCTCCAGGACGAGGCCGTGATCAAGGAGAAGTTCCCGAAGGGCTACAAGGCCGTGCGCCCGTACCTGCGCATCACGCCGCAACCGAATAAGTAA
- a CDS encoding acyl-CoA dehydrogenase, with protein sequence MPYVTPLQDFRFALKELAGLEDILKLPGFEEVTPDLVDAILEENGRFVEQAVAPLNVPGDTQPPVWNDGRVTTTPGYAQGFKDYAAGGWQGLQHPQAWGGQGLPKLVAAAPGENIQAASLAFSLCPMLTDGVIEAILTVGSDAQRRQYVPNLIGGKWTGTMNLTEPQAGSDLAQVATRAIRQDDGSYRLYGQKIFITYGEHDLAENIIHLVLARTPDAPAGVKGISLFIVPKFLVEADGGLGKRNDVWCASLEHKLGIHGSPTAVLLYGSGKGEAGEGAIGYLIGEQNRGLEYMFIMMNAARYSVGQQGIGVSERAYQHALAYARDRVQGRAVEGSAGPVAIARHPDVQRMLLTMKALTEAARAVSYVTAAAHDKGTHHPDPEQRSRNRAFYEYMVPIVKGYSTESAVEVASLGIQVHGGMGYIEETGAAQFYRDARILPIYEGTTAIQANDLVSRKTQRDGGATAYAAIAAMRETLRAVESESTRAAAPERDALRLLRDNLDGAIQAYEAGVGFILEQSAANIRAVYSSSVPYLMLAGVVHGGWQMARAVLVCRRKLAAGSSDPFCREKIATGLFYAAHILPRSLALSAAVRAGVVAEACGAAANIA encoded by the coding sequence ATGCCCTATGTAACCCCGTTGCAGGACTTCCGCTTTGCCTTGAAGGAATTGGCCGGGCTGGAAGATATCCTGAAACTGCCCGGCTTCGAAGAAGTGACGCCCGATCTGGTGGATGCCATCCTGGAAGAGAACGGCCGCTTCGTCGAGCAGGCGGTGGCGCCGTTGAATGTGCCCGGGGATACCCAGCCGCCGGTCTGGAACGACGGGCGGGTCACGACGACGCCAGGCTACGCGCAAGGCTTCAAGGACTACGCGGCGGGCGGCTGGCAGGGCTTGCAGCATCCTCAGGCCTGGGGCGGGCAAGGCCTGCCCAAGCTGGTGGCGGCGGCGCCGGGCGAGAACATCCAGGCGGCCAGCCTGGCGTTTTCCTTGTGTCCCATGCTGACCGACGGTGTGATCGAGGCGATCCTTACGGTCGGCTCCGATGCGCAGCGCAGGCAATATGTGCCCAACCTGATCGGCGGCAAGTGGACGGGCACGATGAACCTGACCGAGCCGCAGGCAGGCTCCGACCTTGCTCAGGTCGCCACCCGTGCGATCCGGCAGGACGACGGCAGTTATCGCCTGTATGGACAGAAGATTTTCATCACGTATGGCGAGCATGACCTGGCCGAGAACATCATCCATCTGGTGCTGGCCCGCACGCCGGATGCGCCGGCGGGCGTGAAGGGCATTTCGCTCTTCATCGTGCCGAAGTTCCTGGTGGAGGCGGACGGCGGGTTGGGCAAGCGCAACGACGTCTGGTGCGCGTCGCTGGAGCACAAGCTGGGTATACACGGCAGCCCGACGGCGGTGCTGCTGTATGGCTCGGGCAAGGGCGAGGCCGGCGAAGGCGCGATCGGCTACCTGATCGGGGAGCAGAACCGCGGGCTGGAATACATGTTCATCATGATGAACGCCGCCCGCTATTCGGTGGGGCAGCAGGGCATCGGCGTATCGGAACGCGCCTACCAGCACGCGCTGGCGTATGCGCGCGACCGCGTGCAGGGCCGCGCGGTGGAGGGCTCGGCGGGGCCCGTCGCCATTGCGCGCCACCCCGACGTGCAGCGCATGCTGCTGACGATGAAAGCCCTTACCGAGGCCGCGCGCGCCGTGTCCTACGTGACGGCCGCCGCGCACGACAAGGGCACGCATCACCCGGATCCCGAGCAGCGCTCGCGCAACCGGGCCTTCTACGAGTACATGGTGCCCATCGTCAAGGGCTATTCCACGGAGTCCGCGGTGGAGGTCGCGTCGCTGGGCATCCAGGTGCACGGGGGCATGGGCTACATCGAGGAAACCGGGGCGGCGCAGTTCTATCGCGATGCCCGCATCCTGCCCATCTATGAAGGCACCACGGCGATCCAGGCCAATGACCTGGTCAGCCGCAAGACGCAGCGCGATGGCGGCGCCACCGCCTACGCCGCGATCGCGGCGATGCGCGAGACGCTGCGCGCGGTCGAGTCGGAATCGACGAGGGCGGCGGCGCCCGAACGCGACGCCCTGCGGCTTTTGCGCGACAACCTGGACGGCGCCATCCAGGCGTACGAGGCGGGTGTAGGCTTTATCCTGGAGCAGTCGGCCGCGAACATCCGGGCGGTCTACTCCAGCAGCGTGCCTTATCTGATGCTGGCCGGCGTGGTCCATGGCGGCTGGCAGATGGCGCGCGCCGTGCTGGTCTGCCGCCGGAAGCTGGCGGCGGGGTCCTCCGACCCGTTCTGCCGGGAGAAAATCGCGACCGGATTGTTCTATGCAGCGCATATCCTGCCGCGCTCGCTGGCGCTGTCCGCGGCCGTGCGCGCCGGGGTGGTCGCGGAGGCTTGCGGGGCGGCTGCGAATATTGCATAA